The following are encoded in a window of Vicugna pacos chromosome 2, VicPac4, whole genome shotgun sequence genomic DNA:
- the TMEM271 gene encoding transmembrane protein 271 yields MKWSVRGACAALSSCLLLACALSAAAVGLKCFSLGSELRGEPFRLGAAAGAFYSGLLLAAGLSLLGAALLCCGPRDAPLAGPGPGPGLGVPAAPAGAPEAAPGEPGSAPGPSGPVNSQNLLLLGVLVFMLGVLSAFAGAVIDGDTVSLVERKYSHYCLPPRAPAAATGPAPGTPAAVAGPAPGASRVRSTLDSATSAKCRQLKDYQRGLVLSTVFNSLECLLGLLSLLLVKNYKSSQARRGRRGRRRGGRALARPRGGPGVRAQPPASRARRGRRGRRGRRLQPRPSEASILSPEESDFAAPGDCAGFAAHHAVSYINVGVFHAFDEAGVEVCCGGHPSVELPGYAPSDPDLNASYPYCCRPPCEAARPWEPSRAS; encoded by the coding sequence ATGAAGTGGAGCGTCCGCGGGGCCTGCGCCGcgctctcctcctgcctcctgctcgCCTGCGCGCTCAGTGCCGCCGCCGTCGGCCTCAAGTGCTTCTCGCTGGGCTCGGAGCTGCGCGGGGAGCCGTTCCGGCTGGGGGCGGCCGCCGGCGCCTTCTACTCCGGGCTGCTGCTGGCCGCTGGCCTCTCGCTGCTTGGCGCCGCCCTGCTCTGCTGCGGGCCCCGGGACGCGCCTCttgcggggccggggccgggcccGGGCCTAGGGGTTCCCGCGgccccagcaggggctccagaGGCCGCACCGGGCGAGCCGGGTAGCGCACCCGGGCCTTCGGGGCCGGTGAACAGCCAGAACCTGCTCCTCCTCGGCGTTCTCGTCTTCATGCTCGGGGTCCTCAGCGCCTTCGCGGGCGCCGTGATCGACGGCGACACCGTGTCCCTAGTGGAACGCAAGTACTCCCACTACTGCCTGCCCCCCCGCGCGCCGGCCGCTGCCACCGGCCCGGCCCCGGGCACCCCGGCCGCCGTCGCCGGCCCGGCCCCCGGCGCGTCGCGCGTCCGCAGCACCCTGGACAGCGCCACGTCCGCCAAGTGCCGCCAGCTGAAGGACTACCAGCGTGGCCTGGTGCTTTCCACCGTCTTCAACTCGCTCGAGtgcctcctgggcctgctcagccTCCTGCTGGTCAAGAACTACAAGTCTTCGCAGGCCCGGCGCGGCCGGCGCGGCCGGCGAAGGGGAGGCCGGGCCCTGGCGCGGCCCCGCGGCGGCCCGGGGGTTCGCGCGCAGCCGCCGGCCTCCCGTGCgcggcggggccggcggggccgACGGGGGCGCCGGCTGCAGCCGCGGCCGAGCGAGGCTTCCATTCTGTCCCCGGAGGAGTCGGACTTCGCCGCCCCAGGAGACTGCGCGGGTTTCGCAGCGCACCACGCGGTCTCCTATATCAACGTGGGCGTCTTCCACGCGTTTGACGAGGCGGGCGTGGAGGTGTGCTGCGGAGGGCACCCGTCTGTGGAGCTGCCAGGGTACGCGCCCTCGGACCCCGACCTCAACGCCTCCTACCCCTACTGCTGCCGGCCGCCCTGCGAGGCggcgcgcccctgggagccaagCCGGGCCAGCTGA